Proteins encoded together in one Maricaulis maris window:
- a CDS encoding thioredoxin domain-containing protein: MHRFFAILAASVVLLGCQQPAASAQLSQADQDEVRQIVRDYILENPEIIEEALIELQRRARAREMQSVYDALAANSDAIFNDPRDPRIGPDNPDVVIVEFMDYKCSYCRVAAAWVEGVQEEYGDRVQILYKEYPILGDDSTEAAVAALAALRQGEDIYAAFHLAMIRSSGPLPSARIDQLATVSGVDVARMRADMEDPEIMAHINQVRSLGRALNVTGTPFFIVDGVVIPGANEMALDQALAEALRD; this comes from the coding sequence ATGCATCGCTTTTTCGCCATTCTCGCGGCTTCTGTCGTGCTTCTCGGCTGCCAGCAGCCGGCTGCTTCGGCTCAGCTTTCGCAAGCGGACCAGGACGAAGTCCGTCAGATCGTGCGCGATTATATTCTCGAGAATCCCGAGATCATCGAGGAGGCCCTGATCGAGCTGCAGCGCCGGGCCCGGGCCCGCGAGATGCAGTCGGTCTACGACGCCCTGGCGGCCAATAGTGATGCCATCTTCAACGACCCGCGCGATCCGCGCATCGGTCCGGACAATCCGGACGTCGTGATCGTCGAGTTCATGGACTACAAGTGCTCCTACTGCCGGGTGGCAGCGGCCTGGGTCGAAGGCGTTCAGGAGGAATACGGCGACCGCGTCCAGATCCTCTACAAGGAGTATCCGATCCTCGGCGATGATTCGACGGAAGCCGCCGTTGCCGCGCTCGCCGCGCTGCGCCAGGGCGAAGACATCTATGCCGCCTTCCACCTCGCCATGATCCGCTCATCGGGTCCGCTGCCCTCTGCCCGCATCGACCAGCTGGCGACCGTCTCCGGCGTCGATGTCGCGCGCATGCGCGCCGATATGGAAGATCCGGAAATAATGGCCCACATCAACCAGGTCCGCTCGCTCGGCCGGGCGCTGAACGTGACCGGCACGCCCTTCTTCATCGTCGATGGCGTGGTTATCCCCGGAGCCAACGAGATGGCGCTCGACCAGGCTCTCGCCGAAGCCCTGCGCGACTGA
- the accC gene encoding acetyl-CoA carboxylase biotin carboxylase subunit: MFDKILIANRGEIALRVHRACREMGIRTVAVHSEADANAMHVRLADESVCIGPPPANKSYLNIPAIITAAEVTGAQAIHPGYGFLSENARFAEIVEAHGLAFIGPTPAHIRMMGDKITAKQAVMDAGIPVVPGSEGGVETYEDAVPIAESIGYPVLIKAASGGGGRGMKVAETAEKLKEAMETASAEALAAFGDGTVYIEKYLGRPRHIEIQILADTHGNVVHLGERDCSLQRRHQKILEEAPSPALNDEDRKKIGEVVRKAIEAIGYRGVGTIEFLWENGEFYFIEMNTRLQVEHPVTEMITGIDLVREQIRVADGQPLDIKQSDVKFDGWAIECRINAENARTFAPSPGLVTDFHAPGGLGVRLDSALYAGYAIPPYYDSLIGKLIVHGRTRHEALLRLRRALEEMVVGGVQTTIPIFLELLEEPDFVSGNYHIRWLEDWLASRED; the protein is encoded by the coding sequence ATGTTCGACAAGATCCTGATCGCCAATCGCGGCGAAATTGCCCTTCGCGTTCACCGCGCCTGCCGGGAGATGGGCATCCGCACGGTTGCGGTGCATTCCGAGGCCGACGCCAACGCCATGCATGTGCGCCTGGCCGATGAGAGCGTCTGTATCGGACCACCGCCGGCCAACAAGTCCTACCTCAACATCCCGGCCATCATCACGGCTGCCGAAGTGACCGGCGCCCAGGCGATCCACCCAGGTTATGGCTTCCTGTCGGAAAATGCCCGTTTCGCCGAGATCGTCGAAGCGCACGGCCTCGCCTTCATTGGCCCGACGCCGGCGCACATCCGCATGATGGGCGACAAGATCACCGCCAAACAGGCGGTCATGGATGCCGGCATTCCGGTCGTTCCGGGCTCCGAGGGCGGCGTCGAGACCTACGAGGACGCGGTCCCGATTGCCGAGTCCATTGGCTACCCGGTTCTGATCAAGGCGGCCTCGGGCGGCGGTGGTCGCGGCATGAAGGTTGCCGAGACAGCCGAAAAGCTCAAGGAAGCCATGGAAACGGCCTCGGCCGAAGCATTGGCGGCCTTCGGTGACGGCACCGTCTATATCGAGAAATATCTCGGTCGGCCGCGCCATATCGAGATCCAGATACTCGCCGACACGCATGGCAATGTGGTGCATCTGGGTGAGCGCGATTGCTCCCTGCAACGGCGCCACCAGAAGATCCTCGAGGAAGCCCCTTCACCGGCCCTCAATGACGAAGACCGCAAGAAGATCGGTGAGGTTGTCCGCAAGGCGATCGAGGCGATCGGCTATCGCGGCGTCGGGACCATCGAATTCCTGTGGGAGAACGGGGAATTCTATTTCATCGAGATGAATACCCGCCTGCAGGTCGAACACCCGGTCACCGAAATGATCACCGGCATCGACCTGGTGCGCGAGCAGATCCGCGTCGCCGACGGTCAGCCGCTCGATATCAAGCAGAGCGACGTCAAGTTTGACGGCTGGGCGATCGAGTGCCGGATCAATGCCGAGAACGCCCGGACATTTGCGCCGTCACCCGGCCTGGTCACGGACTTTCACGCGCCCGGCGGCCTTGGTGTCCGCCTCGATTCCGCCCTTTATGCCGGCTATGCCATCCCGCCTTACTATGACAGCTTGATCGGCAAGCTGATCGTCCACGGTCGGACCCGTCACGAGGCGCTTCTGCGCCTGCGCCGGGCCCTGGAGGAAATGGTGGTTGGCGGTGTGCAGACCACGATCCCGATCTTCCTCGAATTGCTTGAGGAACCGGATTTCGTGAGCGGCAATTATCACATCCGCTGGCTGGAAGACTGGTTGGCAAGCCGCGAGGACTGA
- a CDS encoding pentapeptide repeat-containing protein, with amino-acid sequence MVRILLALAALLATSGLAQAQDAGQIARVQAGQSCPGCNLFQAELGYLDLPGIDVSGARLRQANLALVTMNRARFDGTNLSIANLFGGRFTGASFRNADLTRANLVGAYFGGADFGGANLSGATLSGAEMASARGLTQAQLSSACGDASTQLPAGLTIPPCQ; translated from the coding sequence ATGGTACGGATTCTTCTCGCCCTGGCCGCCCTGCTCGCAACATCCGGCCTCGCACAGGCCCAGGATGCCGGACAGATCGCGCGGGTCCAGGCGGGTCAGTCCTGCCCCGGCTGCAACCTCTTCCAGGCTGAACTGGGTTATCTGGACCTGCCCGGCATCGATGTCTCCGGCGCCCGTCTGCGGCAAGCAAACCTGGCGCTTGTGACGATGAACCGCGCCCGGTTTGACGGTACCAACCTGTCGATCGCCAACCTGTTCGGCGGCCGCTTCACCGGAGCATCCTTCCGCAATGCGGATCTGACCCGCGCCAATCTGGTGGGAGCCTATTTCGGCGGTGCGGATTTCGGCGGTGCCAATCTCTCCGGCGCCACCCTCTCCGGAGCGGAAATGGCCAGCGCACGCGGCCTCACCCAGGCCCAGCTTTCCAGTGCCTGCGGCGATGCCTCGACCCAATTGCCGGCCGGGCTGACGATCCCCCCCTGCCAATAG
- the thiS gene encoding sulfur carrier protein ThiS encodes MQLTVNGEGRQVEPGTCVSDLVTILGLDGRKIAVERNLAIVPRSGYAQTALADGDRIEIVAFVGGG; translated from the coding sequence CTGCAGCTGACAGTCAATGGGGAAGGCCGACAGGTCGAGCCCGGAACATGTGTGAGTGACCTGGTCACGATCCTCGGCCTCGACGGTCGCAAGATTGCGGTCGAGCGCAATCTGGCCATCGTGCCGCGTTCTGGTTATGCCCAGACCGCGCTCGCCGATGGCGACCGGATCGAGATTGTCGCGTTTGTCGGAGGTGGATGA
- a CDS encoding ion channel: MLSRIKDLYEAETTAAHRFRYGLLAFDIAATLYVVATSFFTRSETIEITDMVLGTVILADFIARLAIETERRRHFLRLATWADIIAIISFLAPIAGEGLGFLRILRTLRLLHSYQLLKRLRTDLSYFRRHEEVLLAALNLMVFLFVTTGLIYALQYGRNDDIRNYADAFYFTVTTLTTTGFGDITLEGTSGRLLSVGVMIVGVTLFLRLAQVLFRPSKVRQECQSCGLLLHDADAVHCKHCGEIIRIKTEGSA; the protein is encoded by the coding sequence GTGCTGTCCAGGATCAAAGACCTCTACGAAGCCGAGACCACTGCTGCCCACCGCTTCCGCTACGGGCTGCTGGCCTTCGATATCGCCGCCACGCTCTATGTTGTGGCGACGTCTTTCTTCACCCGGTCGGAGACGATCGAGATCACGGACATGGTGCTCGGCACGGTGATCCTCGCGGACTTCATCGCCCGACTGGCGATCGAGACCGAGCGCCGCAGGCATTTCCTGCGCCTGGCGACCTGGGCCGACATCATTGCCATCATCTCCTTCCTCGCCCCGATTGCCGGGGAAGGTCTCGGCTTCCTGCGCATCCTGCGAACCTTGCGCCTTCTTCACAGCTATCAATTGCTGAAGCGCCTGCGCACAGACCTGTCCTATTTCCGCCGCCATGAGGAAGTCCTGCTGGCGGCGCTCAACCTGATGGTCTTCCTGTTCGTCACCACCGGCCTGATCTACGCGCTGCAATACGGCCGGAATGACGACATCCGAAATTATGCCGACGCCTTCTATTTCACGGTCACCACACTGACGACGACCGGCTTTGGCGACATCACGCTGGAAGGCACGAGCGGCCGCCTGCTTTCGGTCGGGGTGATGATTGTCGGGGTGACACTGTTCCTGCGCTTGGCCCAGGTCCTGTTTCGGCCGTCCAAGGTGAGGCAAGAGTGCCAGAGCTGCGGGCTTCTGCTGCACGATGCCGACGCCGTGCACTGCAAGCACTGCGGCGAGATCATCCGCATCAAGACCGAGGGCAGCGCCTGA
- a CDS encoding thiazole synthase → MTAKAMVEDKPLVVAGRTFNSRLIIGTGKYATYAQNAEALVASGAEMITVAIRRVNLSNPDEPRLVDFISPDDHTFLPNTAGCFTGEDAVRTLRLAREAGGWNLVKLEVLSDPKHLYPDMTETLRAAEMLIKDGFDVMVYCSDDPVFARKLEDMGCCAIMPLGAPIGSGLGIQNPVNIRLIIEQTKVPVIVDAGVGTASDATVAMELGCDGVLMNTAIAEAKDPIRMARAMRHAVIAGRESYLAGRMPKKRYADPSSPLSGLI, encoded by the coding sequence ATGACCGCAAAGGCTATGGTCGAGGACAAGCCGCTTGTCGTCGCCGGCCGCACCTTCAACTCGCGCCTGATCATCGGCACGGGCAAGTACGCGACCTATGCGCAGAACGCCGAGGCGCTGGTGGCTTCGGGAGCCGAGATGATCACCGTGGCGATTCGCCGGGTGAACCTGTCCAATCCGGATGAGCCCCGTCTGGTCGATTTCATCTCGCCGGACGACCACACCTTCCTGCCCAACACGGCGGGCTGCTTCACCGGTGAAGACGCGGTGCGCACGCTGCGCCTGGCCCGTGAAGCGGGCGGTTGGAACCTGGTGAAGCTGGAAGTCCTGTCCGACCCCAAACATCTCTATCCGGACATGACCGAGACGCTCCGTGCCGCCGAGATGCTGATCAAGGACGGCTTTGATGTCATGGTCTATTGCTCGGACGATCCGGTCTTCGCCCGCAAGCTCGAGGATATGGGCTGTTGCGCGATCATGCCGCTGGGCGCCCCGATCGGCTCCGGCCTCGGGATCCAGAATCCGGTCAATATCCGTCTCATCATCGAGCAGACCAAGGTGCCGGTCATCGTCGATGCCGGCGTCGGCACGGCCTCGGACGCCACTGTGGCAATGGAGCTGGGCTGTGACGGTGTGCTGATGAATACCGCCATTGCCGAGGCCAAGGACCCGATCCGCATGGCCCGGGCGATGCGTCATGCGGTCATTGCCGGCCGTGAGAGCTATCTCGCCGGGCGCATGCCCAAGAAGCGCTATGCGGACCCGTCCAGCCCGTTATCGGGTCTGATCTGA
- the aat gene encoding leucyl/phenylalanyl-tRNA--protein transferase has protein sequence MRGFGPQELLNCYARGVFPMAEGRDDPRIYLLDPDERGIIPLDDFHASRSLRKAVRQDLYRVTVNQAFEAVVEGCAKPAPGREETWINEAIIRLYSSLHEAGYAHSVECWSGADLVGGLYGVSLGAAFFGESMFSRRRDASKIALVHLIARLRAGGYSLLDTQFTTEHLESLGAITIPRSAYRERLADALIFEADFDALPENVSGRQALQSITQTS, from the coding sequence ATGCGCGGCTTCGGCCCACAGGAATTGCTCAACTGCTATGCGCGCGGTGTCTTCCCGATGGCGGAAGGCCGTGACGATCCGCGCATATACCTGCTCGATCCGGACGAGCGCGGCATCATCCCGCTCGATGATTTCCATGCCTCACGCAGTCTGCGCAAAGCCGTGCGTCAGGACCTGTACCGGGTCACCGTGAACCAGGCGTTTGAGGCCGTGGTCGAGGGCTGCGCAAAGCCCGCTCCGGGCCGCGAGGAGACCTGGATCAATGAGGCGATCATCCGCCTTTATTCAAGCCTGCACGAGGCTGGCTACGCCCATTCGGTGGAGTGCTGGTCCGGCGCCGATCTCGTCGGCGGCCTGTATGGGGTATCACTCGGGGCGGCGTTCTTCGGCGAGAGCATGTTTTCGCGTCGCCGCGATGCCTCCAAGATCGCGCTGGTCCATTTGATCGCGCGGCTGCGGGCCGGCGGCTACAGTCTGCTGGATACGCAATTCACCACCGAACACTTGGAAAGCCTCGGGGCCATCACGATCCCGCGCAGCGCCTATCGCGAGCGCCTCGCCGATGCCCTGATTTTCGAGGCCGACTTCGATGCCCTGCCGGAAAACGTCTCCGGCCGTCAGGCCCTGCAGTCGATCACCCAGACATCATAG
- a CDS encoding NADH:ubiquinone oxidoreductase subunit NDUFA12 — translation MFGLISKLFVWWKDATPGTFLTLRMRGAKQVGSDEYGNRYFEEAGETGPDGQGQKRRWVIYKGYADASRVPSDWHGWLHHTFDEVPTDAPLFRQSWEKDHHPNLTGTVHAYRPTGSLAVSDRRQSTTGDYEAWSPDEA, via the coding sequence ATGTTCGGACTGATCTCAAAGCTGTTTGTGTGGTGGAAAGACGCCACGCCGGGAACCTTCCTGACGCTGCGCATGCGCGGCGCCAAGCAGGTTGGCTCGGACGAATATGGCAATCGCTATTTCGAGGAAGCCGGCGAGACCGGACCGGATGGCCAGGGCCAGAAGCGCCGTTGGGTTATCTACAAGGGCTATGCCGACGCCTCGCGGGTCCCGTCCGACTGGCATGGCTGGCTGCACCACACCTTTGACGAGGTGCCCACAGACGCGCCGCTCTTCCGCCAGTCCTGGGAGAAGGATCACCATCCCAATCTCACCGGCACCGTCCACGCCTATCGCCCGACCGGCTCGCTTGCCGTCAGCGACCGTCGCCAGTCGACAACGGGCGATTACGAGGCCTGGTCTCCGGACGAGGCATAA
- the aroQ gene encoding type II 3-dehydroquinate dehydratase, with the protein MTRPIHILNGPNLNLLGAREPEIYGALTLGEIEQACAAHARDLGFDIVFRQSNHEGELIDWLHDANVNASAVVFNPAAFTHTSVALHDAVRAIEPPVIEVHLSQTAAREAFRHHSYIAPAARGSITGLGLQSYLLGITAAVSCLGN; encoded by the coding sequence ATGACCCGACCCATTCACATCCTCAATGGTCCGAACCTCAATCTTCTGGGCGCGCGCGAGCCGGAAATCTACGGCGCACTCACCCTGGGCGAGATTGAACAGGCTTGCGCGGCACATGCGCGTGACTTGGGGTTCGACATCGTCTTTCGGCAGTCCAATCATGAAGGCGAGCTGATTGACTGGCTGCATGACGCAAACGTCAATGCGAGTGCAGTTGTTTTCAACCCGGCTGCATTTACCCATACATCGGTCGCTTTGCATGACGCCGTTCGCGCTATAGAACCTCCCGTCATCGAAGTTCACTTGAGTCAGACTGCAGCACGCGAAGCCTTCCGGCATCATTCTTACATCGCCCCTGCGGCGCGTGGATCGATTACCGGTCTCGGGCTGCAGAGTTATCTTCTGGGCATCACCGCCGCTGTCTCCTGTCTCGGCAACTGA
- the accB gene encoding acetyl-CoA carboxylase biotin carboxyl carrier protein: protein MSSDSRSSSPISADLVRELADILRDTDLSEIEVERGDLRLKIARQVTAAPVVHAVAAPAPAAAPAAAPAVTAAAPAAPADNPDAVKSPMVGTAYLKPNPDASDFVKVGDQVKKGDTILLIEAMKTFNPITAEKSGTVTEVLVADGQPVEYGEPLFVLS, encoded by the coding sequence ATGAGTTCTGATTCCCGATCCAGCTCCCCGATCAGCGCCGATCTCGTTCGCGAGCTCGCCGACATCCTTCGTGACACCGACCTGTCGGAAATCGAAGTCGAACGCGGTGACTTGCGTCTGAAGATTGCGCGTCAGGTCACGGCAGCGCCGGTCGTGCATGCGGTCGCCGCTCCGGCCCCGGCTGCAGCCCCGGCCGCTGCGCCGGCTGTGACGGCTGCGGCGCCGGCCGCGCCGGCCGACAATCCGGACGCCGTCAAATCGCCGATGGTGGGCACGGCCTACCTGAAGCCGAACCCGGATGCGTCTGACTTCGTGAAGGTCGGCGATCAGGTGAAGAAGGGCGATACCATCCTGCTGATCGAAGCGATGAAAACCTTCAACCCGATTACCGCGGAGAAATCCGGGACGGTGACGGAAGTCCTCGTCGCGGATGGCCAGCCGGTGGAATACGGCGAACCCCTCTTCGTCCTGTCCTGA
- a CDS encoding DUF2155 domain-containing protein, which produces MKTSILALIVALGLAAPVWAQDSTGSGSSVSADETSDLLRRDDPDNTAERGPLSSQPGSIVVLRGLDKVTARTRDFEVAIGDTVQFGALSITAQYCRKRPPEETPETYAFLQINDRRTDGFGVDVEGEQIFSGWMFASRPAQNPLEHAVYDVWVIDCRA; this is translated from the coding sequence ATGAAAACTTCCATACTTGCCTTGATTGTTGCGCTCGGTCTGGCTGCCCCCGTTTGGGCGCAGGACAGCACGGGTTCCGGCTCGTCTGTGTCTGCGGACGAGACTTCTGATCTCCTGCGCCGGGATGATCCCGACAACACGGCAGAGCGCGGTCCGCTGTCCTCGCAGCCGGGCAGCATCGTCGTGCTGCGCGGGCTCGACAAGGTGACCGCCCGCACGCGCGACTTCGAGGTCGCCATCGGCGACACGGTGCAGTTCGGCGCGCTGTCGATCACCGCGCAATACTGCCGCAAGCGCCCGCCGGAAGAGACGCCGGAAACCTATGCTTTCCTGCAGATCAATGATCGCCGGACCGACGGCTTTGGTGTCGATGTCGAGGGTGAGCAGATCTTTTCAGGCTGGATGTTCGCATCGCGCCCGGCCCAGAACCCGCTCGAACATGCGGTCTATGATGTCTGGGTGATCGACTGCAGGGCCTGA